In the Deltaproteobacteria bacterium genome, GGCCATTTCCGTTGTTACCGTTGTTCTTTTTGCCCATAGGTTTCAAGTGCTCCTTATGGTTTTTTACTTGGACTGCTGGTTGAGATAGTCTGAAAAGGTATAATAGACCTGAATGGCCTTCTTTTCAAAATCCGGGTCTGTCATATCAAAGACCAGGAAACCGGGCTCATTGTCCAGCAAGGGGATTACCTGGTTTTCTTCGATAATTTTTTTCCGAAAATCGGTCTTGTTCAGAATGGTTGCCAGGTATCTGGTGAAATCAGGGGGAAACCGGTAGGGATAATACCACCATTCCCCCTTCAGGATATCCTGGTAGTACCGCATCTTCTTTTCTCCAAAGACCTCTTCTCCCCCGTTTAATCCGGACGACGGCCCCAGGGAACAATAATAAGACATGGCCTGGATAAGGTAATGTTCCAATTCGCGGAGGTTCCCCTGCCATTTATGGAAAAAAGTCTTTAACAGAAAGAAATATCGCACATAGCGGATGGATTTGTCACGGAGAAAATATTTAATATGATAGGGGATGTCTTCGACCACTTCGTTCAAGGAAGGTAGCTGGATATGATAGGGGAAATCATAAACCAGATCTTCCCAGACCTCCTCGGGAGACAGACAGGTGCTTATAATCCGCCAATCTGTTGGAATAACATCTTTCTCGGAAAGCAGAGGTCCTTGCCCGGCCAGCCAGTTTTTTAATTTGGACTGAAGGATTAAGGGCAGGTGCTCAATGCCTTCGATCACCAAGGTTCCCCGGGCCTTTAAGACGCCCTGGGCCTGAACCCAGAGCGCCTCCGAAAACTGAAGGGTATTGATAAAAAAAATGGGCTCCTGGTTAAATGATCCATTCTGGACCAGGAACTGGATAATCCTTTTTTTCCCTGAACCGGTAGGGCCGGAAATCAGGATCGGGTCCTGGGTTTTGGCAATAACGCTCAAAAAACTCTTAAAGGGTTCGAGCCGTTGAGGTTGCCCTATGAGTGGAGAATGCATTGCTTCTGGCGTTTATCCTTTAAATAGAATATCATCGCCTACATAGCATACAGGGCCGAATATGGTCAACAATTAAATTTTCCCATAAATAGTTCTGGAAAAATATCCGGGGGATTTCTATAATAGTCTTTATGACCCTTATCAATGTAATCTTTCCCATATTCCTGGTTATTTTCCTGGAACTATCCGCCTCCATTGTCATGTTAACCACCTTAATTTCCATGCAGACCATCCCATTATGGGTCTGGTTTGTCGGGATTTAATATGCCCGAAGTATCTATTTCAAAGCTTTCCTGGGGGGGCCAGGGCATAGGACGGATAGACGGCAAGGTTGTTTTTGTCCCTTTTGTTCTTCCGGGGGAAGTCGTCGACATCGAATTGGTCCACTCTAAAAAAAACTATAGCCTGGGGAATTTGATCCGGATCCTCGATCCTTCTCCGGACCGGATCGAACCCCCTTGTTCATTTTATCCGGCTTGCGGAGGCTGCCAACTTCAGCATCTGGCACCCCACAAACAAGTCCAGCAGAAAGAACAGCTCTTTAGACAGGCCATGGAGCACACCCTGAAAACAAAGGATCTCAACCTTGAACCGACATTGATTTCCCCTTCGGCGTATGGCTATCGCCACCGCCTTCATCTTAAAACAATTTTTAAAAACAATAAGTTACATATTGGTTTCTTCGGGGCTAAAAGTCACGATCTGGTCCCGGTGGACCACTGTCTTTTAGCCAATGGGGTGGTTAATGAAACCCTGGGAGTCCTTAAGGAAAAAATCAGAACCCTTGGGGTTGATCAATGGAGCCCGGAAATCGACCTCCAGGGCTTTGATAGTCCCCGGGAAAGAGGGATCGTCTTTTCCTCTCCGAAGAAACTCCCCCGGTCCCAACGGAAAAAAATTACGGAAGCCCTTTTTGCAGACCTTGATTTGAAATACCTCCTTTTCCGGGGACCCAACCATATTTCTCTATCCGGAGAGCACCCCTTTATCCCGGAAGAGGACAGCCCCGGATTTTCCCTTCCAGCTTCTGAAACCGGGCTGCAGCAAGATCTCCGGATAACCTGTTTCCCTCTGGTTTTTACTCAGGTCAACCTGGAATTAAACCGGCTGTTGATGGCCCACTTGCTAAAACAGGACCTTTTTACCAGTCGAGACACCATCTTAGACCTCTACTGCGGTTTAGGGAATTTTACCCTGCCGGTGGCCCTCCAGACCAGGGAGGTGTTTGGCCTTGAGGCCTTTCCCTTAGCGGTCGCCAATGCCCGCTGGAACCAGAAAATCAACCGGATCTCCAACTGTTCCTTTATTCAAACCAAAGCCGAGGCTGGTGTCCGGCAATCCCATTTGCGTCACCTTCCGATTTCTCTGGTCATTCTGGATCCCCCACGAAGCGGGGCTCGGGAGATAATCCCCTGGTTGGATGCCTGGGACTTAAAAAAGATCTTATATTTTTCCTGCGACCCCATGACCCTTTTCAGAGATCTTTCCATGCTTGCGGCCAGAGGTTGGAAGGTGGAATGGTCTAAGCCGATCGACTTTTTCCCCCAGACCTTCCATCTGGAAAGCGTCACTTTCTTGAAAAAGTAAATAACTTATTAGATACATTAATAAAATTTTATATTTTGTTTTTACAAAGAACATGATATAATAAAAAGGTTTTTAAAATTCAAACCAGGAGGTTGGCCCATGATGATATTTAAGGTGGGCGATTTGGCGGTGTATCCTGCCCATGGAGTTGGTCGGATTGAATCCATAGAGGCCCGCAACCTTTATGGTTCTTCTCAAAATTTTTATATTATGCGCATTTTGGAAAACAATATGATCATCATGATCCCCATCTGCAATGCCAATAATGTGGGACTGAGAGAGATAATCAAGGCCGAGGAAGTTTCCAAAATCTTTAAAATTTTAAAAGAGAAAG is a window encoding:
- a CDS encoding sigma 54-interacting transcriptional regulator, with protein sequence MHSPLIGQPQRLEPFKSFLSVIAKTQDPILISGPTGSGKKRIIQFLVQNGSFNQEPIFFINTLQFSEALWVQAQGVLKARGTLVIEGIEHLPLILQSKLKNWLAGQGPLLSEKDVIPTDWRIISTCLSPEEVWEDLVYDFPYHIQLPSLNEVVEDIPYHIKYFLRDKSIRYVRYFFLLKTFFHKWQGNLRELEHYLIQAMSYYCSLGPSSGLNGGEEVFGEKKMRYYQDILKGEWWYYPYRFPPDFTRYLATILNKTDFRKKIIEENQVIPLLDNEPGFLVFDMTDPDFEKKAIQVYYTFSDYLNQQSK
- a CDS encoding class I SAM-dependent RNA methyltransferase, with protein sequence MPEVSISKLSWGGQGIGRIDGKVVFVPFVLPGEVVDIELVHSKKNYSLGNLIRILDPSPDRIEPPCSFYPACGGCQLQHLAPHKQVQQKEQLFRQAMEHTLKTKDLNLEPTLISPSAYGYRHRLHLKTIFKNNKLHIGFFGAKSHDLVPVDHCLLANGVVNETLGVLKEKIRTLGVDQWSPEIDLQGFDSPRERGIVFSSPKKLPRSQRKKITEALFADLDLKYLLFRGPNHISLSGEHPFIPEEDSPGFSLPASETGLQQDLRITCFPLVFTQVNLELNRLLMAHLLKQDLFTSRDTILDLYCGLGNFTLPVALQTREVFGLEAFPLAVANARWNQKINRISNCSFIQTKAEAGVRQSHLRHLPISLVILDPPRSGAREIIPWLDAWDLKKILYFSCDPMTLFRDLSMLAARGWKVEWSKPIDFFPQTFHLESVTFLKK